One region of Halocalculus aciditolerans genomic DNA includes:
- a CDS encoding HNH endonuclease yields MTWRELVRRELARYRAETGTEFVERREFLDVALPAFREAYPEASTPAQTFSRVMQELRDRGEVDFHAPGTYRILDLDVEDAEATAGREAGSRWKSESEPSGKRAYSAREYETAVGARSMPAAFREYVLDRYGHRCPVSGVDHDALLDVAHVLPWSEYPEHRADPSNVLPLSRTEHAAFDAGVFTLDAKYRLRVDPAFETESDVLRRALLDRAGERVDVPEDALDAEYLAARNETVEWW; encoded by the coding sequence ATGACGTGGCGCGAGTTGGTTCGGCGGGAGTTGGCGCGGTATCGCGCGGAGACGGGGACGGAGTTCGTCGAGCGCCGGGAGTTCCTCGACGTGGCGCTGCCGGCGTTCAGGGAGGCGTATCCGGAGGCGTCGACGCCGGCGCAGACGTTCAGTCGAGTGATGCAGGAGTTACGCGACCGCGGCGAGGTGGATTTTCACGCGCCGGGAACGTATCGGATTCTCGACCTCGACGTCGAGGACGCGGAGGCGACTGCGGGACGGGAGGCGGGTTCGAGGTGGAAGTCGGAGTCAGAGCCGTCGGGGAAGCGTGCGTACTCCGCGCGGGAGTACGAGACGGCGGTCGGGGCGCGGTCGATGCCGGCGGCGTTTCGGGAGTACGTGCTCGACCGCTACGGCCACCGGTGTCCGGTGTCGGGCGTCGACCACGACGCGCTCTTGGACGTGGCGCACGTCCTGCCGTGGAGTGAGTATCCCGAGCACCGCGCGGACCCGTCGAACGTCCTGCCGTTGAGCCGGACGGAACACGCGGCGTTCGACGCGGGCGTGTTCACGCTCGACGCGAAGTATCGGCTGCGGGTGGACCCGGCGTTCGAGACGGAGAGCGACGTGCTCCGCCGAGCCCTCCTCGACCGGGCGGGCGAGCGCGTCGACGTCCCCGAGGACGCGCTCGACGCCGAGTATCTCGCGGCGCGGAACGAGACGGTCGAGTGGTGGTGA